The sequence GAAGGTGATAGAGCTCGGCGGGGATTCTAAAGCTGAGATCAAGCGATTGACCAAGGCCATAGATGCTGTAAAGTCGGGTAAAAAAGATGGCGGGACAACAATTAATACGGATTTGGAGGCAGCAATAGCCTATGCACATGAGCTACTTGACACTAGCGTTCCGTCTGCCAATTCGGGGAACGAAGACCTTGACGGTGAGGATGTTACAGGCAACTGGTTTGCGGCGGCAGACCGCGACGCTGCAGATGAAACGCGATTGGCTCTCTACGAAGCTATCGGTATTGCAAATCGCAAAATGTATTCTGGTAGCGGATCTTTGGGTACAGCAGATTTAGCAGATACAGCAGGAACTGATGGGAATCCAGAACCAAACGATGTAGCCGATGTAGTAGATGCTTTAGTGAATGCCACAGACGAATTTGTAGATTTGCTATTCGTCGACAACAAGCCGGTAGATTTGGAGGAGTTGGATGTAGCCGTGGACATTCTAACTTCAGCTGGAGATCCTATGCCAGGCGCTACGTACAAAAATGACGATGATCCGGCGAAAGTCGATGTGCGAGATTTTATTACTATAGGCGTACCATCGGGGTTGGATAGCATGAAGTTACGGCTGACTCCGCAAACGGGAGTTATTACTATAGCCGATGGAACTGGCATGACTAATACAACATTAGTAAGCGCTACTCAGGTTGGTGATGCGACAATGATTGATGCGTCGTGGGATGCGAGCACTAAAAATCCATATTTTACCATCAAACTTAGTGCTAGCGCGAACCCGGCCGTCAATAACTATATGAGAGTCAACATTTCCAGTGCAGCTACGATCGGCTCGCTTAAGGAAGTGTTAGCTCACACCGAGGCGGCGCTTGCGGATATTATTATAATGGAGGATAGTACACCGGCAGATTATATAATAGTAGGCACCAACTTTATGACGGTCGAAGAATATATAAAGGCATCCCGAGCCATTGTCGATGCGAAAGAAATTATAGACGCTCATACAGATGATACAGATGAGCTTGATATTCCTGATGAAATAGATGTTTTGGAAGCATTAACTACTGCTGTAAACGAAATTCAAATAGGAACAGGAGTAGCGGCTGGGTTGGATGGCGATCAGACTGCAGAAGTCACGGCTCTCAAAGATCTTATTGCAGAGGCGGAGGCGTTGGCGTATCACAGCACTGTAGCCAATAGTGAGGTTGTAGATCATGATGATGAAGCGGAAGATTTGAATAAAGAAACTATCGTGGATAAGTATTGGGTATTGAAGAATCCGGGTACTGCAGCTGATCATTTCGAGGTAACTACCGTCAAAGACTTTTTGGAAGCCAGAGCAGAGGCGAACACCATCGCCTATGATGCAAATCCATTTAAAACGAAAACAACGGTAGAAGAGGCCAAGAACAAGTTAACTGGTGAGTATAACGACTACGTAGATGAATTATATTGGGAAGAGGATGATGATGAAGTTGACTACTCTATAGACTTGGGAGCTTTTGTTGCAGATGGTTCAATCGCTGCAACTGCTTCAGTACCTGATAATATAGTTACAATAACGGATGCGTTCGGCGCTACTATATCAGATGCTACTGCGACATGGGGAACTGACGACGGAAAAATTACTATTACAGTACCAGCGGGCACAACGAAGTTTAATGCTAAATTCACAGCGATGGACACGCAAACTCCTACACCTGAGGAGGCACTAGGAATATATGTAGGGTATCAGATCGGTGATGACGGTAAAGAAGATATGGCGCTAAGTGCGATCGATGTTCCTATCGTTATAAGCGATTTGGTGAACAATGAATTCTCCGTAACAGTTTATCACGATTTCAATGGAGCTATCGAAAAAGCATCACGCTCCGTTCCTAACAAACCGACCATCTCCAAAACTTACACTGTCGAGGTTAAAGAAAAAGAGGCCGATTTAAAAGTTGAAGATTTAGAAGATCGACTAGAGTATGTGAGAGAAATTATTAAGAAACCTAAACCTACATTTGTAATTCTTAGCGATGGAGTAGTCGCGGAAGACGTGCATAACGACCGCCAATTTATCTCCGTTACTGGCTGGATGGAGCTCGAGGCCGCCATTAATCAGGCTGTAAAAACACTGTCGTCTTCTCCTACAGATCCAGCTGATATAAAGAGCGCGATCCAAGCACTATCTGCAGCTATCGAGAAAGTTGCTGCCGGCGAAATGGTAAAACCTTCCACTACTATTACCGATGCAAAGTATCTCGAACCTATAGAGAATGCATTAATTTTGGCAGAAGCAACTCGCAAAGATGACGAGGAAGCTAAAATAGGAACCGCAACTGGGGACGCAGATTACTATTGGGCAACCGAGGCGGCACAGCAAGCTTTCCATGAAGCCATCGCGGTCGCGAACACTGTTATTTATACAGCCGAAAACAACCCTTCCAATGTGGAGATCGAGGCCGCTATTACTAATTTAGCCGATGCTCAAGCGACGTTCGTAAAAGCGCTCCATTGGGATGAAGGTACTCCGCCGACAGCTATGGACGAAGCCAGCTTACCATTTAATGAAATCAAAAATGACCCGACTGATAGCATCAAGGACTTTTCGGCGGCGGATACTAATAACGACATCAAAACTTTTGACTATGAGATTATAGGTACGACGAACAGCTTTGGTCCTGCAGATCTTGCAAATCCTGAAAATTCGTATGCATTGATAAGCGAAACAGTTCACAGAATTACGGTGCCTCTGGGTACTAAAAAGTTCAAAATTAATTTAAAGATGAATTTTACTCCAGACACCACTCCTGCCCCCGATATGAATGTTAGATTATCAGACAATAACAATAATCCTGCGGGTGAGAATTATTACGCAGAGTATAATCTTACAAGTATAAGCGGTGCCCCAATTACTCCTTCAGCTACTATCACTGATGATCCAACATATTCGATTACCGTAGGAATGCCTGCGAGCGGCAATCCTGACGAGCGAAATGGTAAATTTAAGATGTGGGTATCACATGATTTAGCACCTGTACCAGTTTTGGATGCTGATACTGGCGATGTGGATCCTACCAAAATAGAAGAAGCGATGATATTCGAAATTATTGTTGACGACACCGTATCGCTGGAGGATGTGCAAAAGCTTATAGAGGAAATCGAAGCCTTGATGTGGAATAAAAGCACCTCACCTGCCGAAAACATATTGGTCGTGTTACCAAATACGTATACCGGGTCTGAGAAAAAGCCGATAGAGGCGGCAAATTATAGTTCTGCTTATAATTATATCCAAGCATGGGATAAGATTACGTTGACCAACACCCTGCGAGAAGCGAAAGCGTTGGATAATACTTCCAGTATGGGAGATATTAAGGAGTCGGTAGAGAAATTGACAGCAGCATTAGCCACCATTGTCGCCGGAACTAATGCCGCAGATATTTCAACGGATACCGAAACAACAGATATCATTAGCAAGGTTGATGACGCGCAGGCGATAATCGATCAAATTATTGAGGTTAGAGCTGAGATTGATGGGAAAAATGTTGGGCGAGAAGTATATTGGTATGTACGCGACGATACAGTGGCGCCTAATGATCTTAGAGCCGATGGAAATAGAACCAGCACACCCAGCGACGCTCCTTTAGTCAGGGAAGATGGAATTGACGATTCACTACAATTACTGTACATGGCGATGGGTGCCCTCAATAATATAATTTACTCAACGGATACCCTGATATCGTCAACGGATACCGTTAAAACTAATTTCGAAGGAGCACTAGATGCCTTCTATGAAATATTATTCTGGAATAGTAACAAAGGAAATGTCACCTCGCTCGATATTGTTGAAACACCTGATAACATCAAATTTACAGATAAGCTAGGCAGAAAGATTCCTGACATTAGCTGGGAAAGACTGCAAGACCGTTACAGTGCTATAGAGGAAAGTACGATCACTGTACCACAGGGAACATCCAATTTCTATGTAACTCTTACACCGAAAGAAGAGGTTTCGTTTGATCCTAGCACAAAGGACGACTTTAAATTTGATACTACGGACATGACTGACCCTACTACGAATATTTTGAAAAATGGAGATGCATATACAATACCTATCGGCTCCAACACTGATTTTGATGGCGACGATTATTTTAAAATCATCATGACGCATGACTTCGATAATGACGCTGGAGAATTCTCTAAAATGGAAGATCAATTGCAGTTTGATATCAAACTCGATGCTAGCACTGATTCAGATGAGTTAAAAGCCGATTTAACTGCTAGGATTAACTATGTGGAAAAAATTGTCACGAAAAGCAAGGATGGTTTAACAGATGTCGAGGCAGTAGCGCCTGCAACGGGTTCAGTAGATGTTGCTCCAACTAGTGTTCCAGATGGGATTCTATACGTAACAGCCGGGGCTCAATATAATTTAGACGTACAATTGCAAAAGGCAAAGCATTTGAATTCATCATCGGCCACTGTCCCTGTCGATGAAACTCATATCGAAGCTTTCACCAATGCCATAGAAGAATACGTGGCAGCGACGAAAGAAGGGACCGGAATCGCAGCATCAACCGACCAAGGCTTAATAGATTTAATTGAGAAATGTGAAAAATTACGAGATTCCATCGCGGCGGTGGATGCAACACCACCTGTAACCACTATTACAGAGGATACATCTGGAAAAGTTGTGGGTACTCGTTACTATGTGGAAACTGCTCAAAAGAGAGAATTTAATACAGCAATAGCGCAAGCAAATGCCGTGGTGCAAGCAGGAGGAGATGTTGCCACCGCTAAAACGGAACTAGAATTAGCCAGACGAAAAATAATCGATGAAATTGCTTGGGTTAAAACTTCGGCGACACCAGGGTCAGGGCCATTCACACTAGATATGATAGCGATAACAGCTGATGCCACTGGTACAGCAGCTGATAACTTCAAAAATGCGGCGGAATACGAGATCACCGATATTAAAGAACCAGTAGTAGATCATGATGATACTGATACTTCTACTCCAGCTAATTACACACCTACTATGACCATAACAGTACCCGTGGGGACCACCACATTCTTCGCTAAGTTTGAGGCCAAAGATCTCACTGCTTCAGGCATTGAGATAAAGTTGGTAGATAATGGAAGCGGCGATATTGCACCAGTGCCCCCTTATGGATCGACCGCTAATGGAGAAGTTACTGGTTCGAATGGTGAAGTAAAGGCCAAGATAAGTCTCGATCAATCTTCATCTTCTAACCCTGCCGAATTTGAAATAGTACTGACGCACCCTAATCCTTCTTCTGGTCGTCCTGCGATAGAGAAACGCATCGCGGTTACAGTTGAGACGGAAACTTACCCCGCCGCTGACCTCGATGCTAGATTCAATGATAGATTAGAATATATACGGGCCATGCTGACAGGTGAAGATAGCAAAGGATTCTACGTATTAAATAATGATGAGAATGCGACAGATGTAAGCAAGGATATTCGATATATAGGTGTGAGTGACTGGATGGAGTTGGAGGATCTATTGAATAACTACATTACTCCACCACCAGCTACTGGAACTGTGGCCGAGCTAGAGGATCTCACCAGGTTATCTGAGGCCATTAAGGTTGGTAAATCCAATGTATCTCCAAGTACTGGACCAGCCCTTGATGCAGCTTTAAATCGAACAATTTTACTAGCACAGGCGGTACGTAAAGATCCATCCGACGTTACTACAGCGGTAACATCAGAATACTGGGATGATGATGATGGAGCTAAACTTATTGCTCTAAACGAAGCGATCGCGGCGGCTAATACAAAAAGATATACTGGCAACTCGCTTAATATTGGTGATACTGTTATGAAGACTCTCGCTTCGGCGGAAGCTGATATGATCGAACAGATTCGCTGGGGAGCACCTACTTCTTCTTATCATCTAGGAGTAGAACAGGATATCACATTCCATACAGAAAACTCTATTAAAGACAAACTAGGTGCAGAGATGGATGATGTAATCAAGATAGACGCAGCAAATCCAGCAATAACCACTTCATATGATCCCACCAGTGGTGATTTAAATTATACAGTTGCGTACGATGTCACTATTCCTTATAAGGCGACTCCAGGTTATTCATTTGACATCGGCATTAACCCGGCCAACTTCAATGATAGTGCGACCATCACCCCTGGACCAATAACAGGAACAGGAACAGGAACAGCGATAGAAATTTCTGAGGCGACGAACGTAGTTAACCCTGATCCTAGTGCATCAGGTGGTAATCTAGTATTCGAAACATTATCAGGTACATCAGGTACATCTAAAGTTACACATAAAATTCCAGTAACTGTAACGGCAGATACTGCCAATTTAACGCTAAAATTTTCCAAAGATACCAATGATTTCACTCCACCCTACGGAACAACTGATGCCAACCCAGCGGCCATCACCAAAAAGATCGTCTATAACTTTAAAGAGGCGAAGATTTCTAGCGTAGATTCTGGCGCATTAGCAACTTTGATTGACCATGCGAAAACTTTAATGGAGAAGGATGATGTCTCGAAGGAGAATAAACTTATCACCATATCGAGCGCCGCCGACACAAAGGATATGGATAAAGATTATAATTACGTAACAGTATATGAGCGAATGGACTTAGCCAAAGCATTAGCGGAGGCTGAACAGGAACAAACTATATCAGGCGATTTCGTAGTACCGGGAATAACAGAAGCAACCGCGAAAAGAGCAACCCAAGCATATTCGGATGACATACTCCCTATAGCGACTAATGTGCCGGATGCGTATAAAAATCTTATCAGTGCAATCAAGCCTATCACCTCCGGATCCCATGCTACTGCGAAGGTACCAGATACTGGTGACGAACTAGATTTAGCAAAAGAGGTTCAAACCCTGCTGGATAGCATAGTAATTAGCCCTAATAGTACGGGAGGAACGACTTCCGCTGGAGCCGTTATAGGCGATAATCAATACTGGGTTGTATATTCTGATGATGGCGAGACTGAAGCCGGGAAGAATATAGGCACTGGTCTTGATGACAACGACCATGATGATACTATCGAACATTTGTATGACGCTTTAGCGGAAGTGAATGAAGTTTTATATGCTGATGGCACAGCTTCTGTAGATACAGATGACATAACAGCCCTAACAGAGGCAAAGAAATTAGTGATGGGCGAAATTTATTGGAAACACGGTGGTAAGAAAACTACGCTAGATGTAGCGAATAAAGATGCAGAAGGGACTGGTCCAGATTACGCCGCCACAAATCCTCATGTAGTATTTCATAGTCCAGCTGTTACAAGTAACGGGTTGGATGCAGCTGATCGTGAATTAAAGAACTTCAAATGGGGGCGTGCACAGTTAACGCTCGCCGACACCACTACAACTCCCGCATCATCAGATTCTGATTTTGATACTTCAACGATCATTATACCAGCAGGGACCACGAAATTTGATATGACACTTGAGCTTATGCCTGATGTAAAGTTAACAAAGATCGAAGTATCTACTGGTTCCCCAACTCTGACTACTACACCTACTATTACACCTACGATTCCAGCGACAGGCGAGGTAACTATATCTATAGGAAATGCTGGTACAGAGATAACCGATGAAAGCGAATTCACCGTAACGCTTGAACCAGCTACGGGCGCTTCAAATCCAAATATTACCAATACGCTTACATTTACGATCAAAACTGATGATACCCCGGAGATGGGCGACAACATGAAAGCGCTAGCTAATGACTGGATAAATAAATCTTTCTATTTTACCGACCCTACACCTACCCCTAACACTGTTAAGGATGATGTGTATTATGCAACGGTAACTGATCTAGATAACCTAAAGAAGGCGGTGAAGAATTATCCAACGGCAGTTCCACCGACTGCAACAGCTACAACTGTATCAGCATTGACGCAGGCTATCGAGGCTTATGTCGCAGCAGTGAAGAAAGGCACTAAAACTGTTGGCGTTATAACTCCTAACGACGAGCCCATTGTTATACAAACTGTTGAACTATTGAAAGAGATCGAAAAGGGAACGTACTCTTCTTCTAGTTTGATTGAAGCAGATGTAACAGCTTTGAAAGCCGAATTGGCCGTGGTTAATCAAGCATATTATACTGGGAACAAACCAGACTATACAGCACTGGAAAAAGCATACAACGATGTGGCCGCTGAGATTGGTATTACAATAACAGGTATTACATCTATAACTTCGGCATTAACAGATTCTACGGCTACGGCTGCGCCTCCAACTACGGCTACGCCTATAGGATTGGGAACTGATATGTTTACGCATACAGACGACAAGGTTGTAACAGGTACAAACCACGAGCTCACCATCACCCTACCGGAAGCATTTCGGAACGCCTCGGCTATATATCCGCTTAAAGTAGTTCTCACAACTGATGCGGATGTGACTATTGGCGGCACCGGCGTCACTGCTAAAACTATAGCGTTCACTCAAGATAACGCACAAGAGGGCGTTGACGTTACACTATCAGAGACGGGTACGGGTTCACCTCCTACGCCTACGGTCACACGTAATGTAAAGGTGAAGATAGCCTATGGTGATCCTGTAACAGGTACAGGTGATCCCACTCTCACCGCCTACACTACTGCAGTCGAGACATATGTAAATAAAGTGTTAGGGCTTGCTGCAGGCACAACTCTAGGAGACTCTCTCGCAGGTATGACTATGACAAACATAAAAGTGATAGACGGAGAGACGGAGGACAAAGTTTATAAAGGAACAAATTTTGTGAACAGATCGGAAGACACAATAATTAGAAATGCATATGATGCGGCTGATAAAACAGCTGGCACTGCTGATGAAACAAAATTAAATGCACTACTAGCAGCGCTGGCTCCGATTAAAGTTGGAAAGGGTTCTTCGTCAATCATAGTTGATGATGCCGCAACAGACGCGATCGATTACGGCGAAAAAATGCTAGCGATAGCGGCCGATGATGCTTATGAGATAACTTCTTCATCGGCATCAGCTATCGATGATCTGCGCAAAACCATAGTGACAGAGAACACAAAAATATATACCGGTACCGCCGTCGCGACCAATGTACAAAAAGCCATCAATGAAGCTCTCGTGAAATTCAGCAAAAATGTTAGATGGGACGGCTCAGCTACAGGTACTGGTGGAAGCGGTAGTGCAAGCGATGGTGCAAAAGAAGCAGGATTATCAGCAGAAATTTATAACCCTGGCGGAGTAGCAGCAATAGCTGAATCAACGACGGTGGCACCGGTAGCCGAAATGACGGCAACAGACGGCGGAGCCCTCGCTATAGCAACGGGGGTTGGAACGGTACCAATTGTCAATAGTCAGGGGGCCACAATATTTAA is a genomic window of Candidatus Epulonipiscium viviparus containing:
- a CDS encoding leucine-rich repeat domain-containing protein, which translates into the protein MQRNIAPKHLSNRRSLNSLTQADASDEFDTIIDDARTTLESAVDAFDDAVTRGKLREVLTLNDLIAILNIASAAIKNVLPLDNDASPSSIAKGTRFAPAQAVEDFKDVIDPIAEKVHSSRLSSSKITDYIFDLEIATAEFMAVVQVGMGAPVDTSVLLATIDKALNVKVGVYAITPNPSKDQISAGVVKASSAKDIHVDMLFVDLDVMEDLDHAIEIASEHAAAPYNITAVEDAIAELEDSIWEFEREIQSGEKEDLVETADLRHIIDSVATEMSHTIASDLYAYNIADTVNFMSLKDYNFVTSALGKAYEILAEAEYPSDPDLDIEEMIDEAIYTLENIYDEVNVKQGEIDVADIVDLIEEAMQIDVLVISDGQGESDVPPGVEAVNLNSWLTFSKALSAAQSALDAVLYPPNVEDEDDPALLEQTDIDVFATDLQTQLDDLNSGILEGAALSGDDIEDLLDDAYDLKDSLIGSNLAADKITKGQSFVSEDDFNSLLAAIAVAETVADDVRDNSISDNEHTAAVNALQSTITNIKTTQAEGTLQNSRQYQELIDAIASAYETLGNVEVYPDGTKEDDVAEGLKFISKTDKDWFTGEITTAEGIAKDSASEDDDLEDAKDDLDKTIRDFDRVIETGSNDTLPAITKTIADARTAMRGIQVTDYSKETSQIEYGIQYASQADVNSLLAAITKAEINEDVRDLEDAIDLFKSTIKTGTYINTDSLTSAIASAVTLLSDVAIFDDDTDVESVDRGHRFTTQSEKDDLLDAIDTAQNTSIDEPRDLDNTLEDLADAVNNFKDSIQVGVFVDTIAIKEKIDSAWNLSRSIAVNDNPQDDISASIFYVTSTDLGTLLSAIVDATTTANSSSSTADDLILAESALSSAMETFNQAVKHGKRSQELDAQPLIDEISRGRTLLRTTVESDDGSGVSKWHFYASNEDIADFSEALLKAEAAREKAKYESEITIAATEMREANDDFNDARSPGSEIIIPDAMANVLNIAKGLVAACADDLASLTPAKYILKTDDTAIEVPQGVQFVSMGAFNALETALLTADGIVGTSSALAEVEAGVAPLQLAINDFQSRIAVGIKITPIDTAALETAITNAEDAKFGIAVSTANKTAMEDGVQFVHPTALEALNFALARAMETLIDALTAPPSQQGILPALVQQRTTDLETATTTFADAIQTGSLADMSELRDKIDDAKRARLYKDGDLTNGKIHVFEKDPLFTDADPTSDVRGTDTVDEGVHYVSPSIAEKLDFAITQAESIAYPASGRSATSNQSDAYAITTENVDTAVDTDARVAQLRDKITTLETPIQSAAKAVAISDTPATEILDNAITEFNAAVKTGTATKADVDAELTESRGAIAKDNLVSTDRDPATLDSRLEIIDTAAFEHFKSFLEQFASFDDQPDDPFDVARALRDIPVEHDKFRLTITNGQIDTEPLRNLLDAVKIPYDDIDWSTDQLDTSKIIKILTVDDAQDVDENVKYISQDNADDAKVAIKDAEELLIDVALGKDLSAIVAVSTSGANVATTMAATETHRDLADVTVRLQTAQDLLSTPLTGSAKVGADSDTVAVDGATLKALVNFAKDESKDALILDLLAANVHMGVKYFVSDAESKLFKEALESAESFSDDAADPVDTAREIANLRDALQIIQTGAMKIPAYKENLVADVKEAQELLGAISTTANDLYWAESTAIDAFKAEIEQAELAINTAVSNEEMEAAVLALEDAIIAMTPHIRWNAAGHGLTIADVHSLAHYHVDEAIEDFEVETTDDGSEISVPIGTSAFSFVLLSDAAGTKTTVVPTSGILPIANIGSRSALDEALSNAAKETVTISVDTGGIDIKPVAVPSGAATAKSAYKISIPSVEALSGKKSFSIIISYKATDDGPAIARKWTFKIKETEASADAAQDRLDDAEAVIANAKVIGSDTGGAVKASEVATGIKFISPAAMIELRNAMKVIELGGDSKAEIKRLTKAIDAVKSGKKDGGTTINTDLEAAIAYAHELLDTSVPSANSGNEDLDGEDVTGNWFAAADRDAADETRLALYEAIGIANRKMYSGSGSLGTADLADTAGTDGNPEPNDVADVVDALVNATDEFVDLLFVDNKPVDLEELDVAVDILTSAGDPMPGATYKNDDDPAKVDVRDFITIGVPSGLDSMKLRLTPQTGVITIADGTGMTNTTLVSATQVGDATMIDASWDASTKNPYFTIKLSASANPAVNNYMRVNISSAATIGSLKEVLAHTEAALADIIIMEDSTPADYIIVGTNFMTVEEYIKASRAIVDAKEIIDAHTDDTDELDIPDEIDVLEALTTAVNEIQIGTGVAAGLDGDQTAEVTALKDLIAEAEALAYHSTVANSEVVDHDDEAEDLNKETIVDKYWVLKNPGTAADHFEVTTVKDFLEARAEANTIAYDANPFKTKTTVEEAKNKLTGEYNDYVDELYWEEDDDEVDYSIDLGAFVADGSIAATASVPDNIVTITDAFGATISDATATWGTDDGKITITVPAGTTKFNAKFTAMDTQTPTPEEALGIYVGYQIGDDGKEDMALSAIDVPIVISDLVNNEFSVTVYHDFNGAIEKASRSVPNKPTISKTYTVEVKEKEADLKVEDLEDRLEYVREIIKKPKPTFVILSDGVVAEDVHNDRQFISVTGWMELEAAINQAVKTLSSSPTDPADIKSAIQALSAAIEKVAAGEMVKPSTTITDAKYLEPIENALILAEATRKDDEEAKIGTATGDADYYWATEAAQQAFHEAIAVANTVIYTAENNPSNVEIEAAITNLADAQATFVKALHWDEGTPPTAMDEASLPFNEIKNDPTDSIKDFSAADTNNDIKTFDYEIIGTTNSFGPADLANPENSYALISETVHRITVPLGTKKFKINLKMNFTPDTTPAPDMNVRLSDNNNNPAGENYYAEYNLTSISGAPITPSATITDDPTYSITVGMPASGNPDERNGKFKMWVSHDLAPVPVLDADTGDVDPTKIEEAMIFEIIVDDTVSLEDVQKLIEEIEALMWNKSTSPAENILVVLPNTYTGSEKKPIEAANYSSAYNYIQAWDKITLTNTLREAKALDNTSSMGDIKESVEKLTAALATIVAGTNAADISTDTETTDIISKVDDAQAIIDQIIEVRAEIDGKNVGREVYWYVRDDTVAPNDLRADGNRTSTPSDAPLVREDGIDDSLQLLYMAMGALNNIIYSTDTLISSTDTVKTNFEGALDAFYEILFWNSNKGNVTSLDIVETPDNIKFTDKLGRKIPDISWERLQDRYSAIEESTITVPQGTSNFYVTLTPKEEVSFDPSTKDDFKFDTTDMTDPTTNILKNGDAYTIPIGSNTDFDGDDYFKIIMTHDFDNDAGEFSKMEDQLQFDIKLDASTDSDELKADLTARINYVEKIVTKSKDGLTDVEAVAPATGSVDVAPTSVPDGILYVTAGAQYNLDVQLQKAKHLNSSSATVPVDETHIEAFTNAIEEYVAATKEGTGIAASTDQGLIDLIEKCEKLRDSIAAVDATPPVTTITEDTSGKVVGTRYYVETAQKREFNTAIAQANAVVQAGGDVATAKTELELARRKIIDEIAWVKTSATPGSGPFTLDMIAITADATGTAADNFKNAAEYEITDIKEPVVDHDDTDTSTPANYTPTMTITVPVGTTTFFAKFEAKDLTASGIEIKLVDNGSGDIAPVPPYGSTANGEVTGSNGEVKAKISLDQSSSSNPAEFEIVLTHPNPSSGRPAIEKRIAVTVETETYPAADLDARFNDRLEYIRAMLTGEDSKGFYVLNNDENATDVSKDIRYIGVSDWMELEDLLNNYITPPPATGTVAELEDLTRLSEAIKVGKSNVSPSTGPALDAALNRTILLAQAVRKDPSDVTTAVTSEYWDDDDGAKLIALNEAIAAANTKRYTGNSLNIGDTVMKTLASAEADMIEQIRWGAPTSSYHLGVEQDITFHTENSIKDKLGAEMDDVIKIDAANPAITTSYDPTSGDLNYTVAYDVTIPYKATPGYSFDIGINPANFNDSATITPGPITGTGTGTAIEISEATNVVNPDPSASGGNLVFETLSGTSGTSKVTHKIPVTVTADTANLTLKFSKDTNDFTPPYGTTDANPAAITKKIVYNFKEAKISSVDSGALATLIDHAKTLMEKDDVSKENKLITISSAADTKDMDKDYNYVTVYERMDLAKALAEAEQEQTISGDFVVPGITEATAKRATQAYSDDILPIATNVPDAYKNLISAIKPITSGSHATAKVPDTGDELDLAKEVQTLLDSIVISPNSTGGTTSAGAVIGDNQYWVVYSDDGETEAGKNIGTGLDDNDHDDTIEHLYDALAEVNEVLYADGTASVDTDDITALTEAKKLVMGEIYWKHGGKKTTLDVANKDAEGTGPDYAATNPHVVFHSPAVTSNGLDAADRELKNFKWGRAQLTLADTTTTPASSDSDFDTSTIIIPAGTTKFDMTLELMPDVKLTKIEVSTGSPTLTTTPTITPTIPATGEVTISIGNAGTEITDESEFTVTLEPATGASNPNITNTLTFTIKTDDTPEMGDNMKALANDWINKSFYFTDPTPTPNTVKDDVYYATVTDLDNLKKAVKNYPTAVPPTATATTVSALTQAIEAYVAAVKKGTKTVGVITPNDEPIVIQTVELLKEIEKGTYSSSSLIEADVTALKAELAVVNQAYYTGNKPDYTALEKAYNDVAAEIGITITGITSITSALTDSTATAAPPTTATPIGLGTDMFTHTDDKVVTGTNHELTITLPEAFRNASAIYPLKVVLTTDADVTIGGTGVTAKTIAFTQDNAQEGVDVTLSETGTGSPPTPTVTRNVKVKIAYGDPVTGTGDPTLTAYTTAVETYVNKVLGLAAGTTLGDSLAGMTMTNIKVIDGETEDKVYKGTNFVNRSEDTIIRNAYDAADKTAGTADETKLNALLAALAPIKVGKGSSSIIVDDAATDAIDYGEKMLAIAADDAYEITSSSASAIDDLRKTIVTENTKIYTGTAVATNVQKAINEALVKFSKNVRWDGSATGTGGSGSASDGAKEAGLSAEIYNPGGVAAIAESTTVAPVAEMTATDGGALAIATGVGTVPIVNSQGATIFNAPVKLTKSYDGSDATTDAKYTGNAFAITLPNFFEASTSTEIYLQFAVDKSVTVKHGTIDTSINVTDSLTTTPDTATDTYYEAEITKPTSASEKTVFIKQSHPTTSSTSADPEIALTTKYTATVDTANNEAFLEIARKVLPISASSSAELANTFLTVTDTAAATLSDALAEITDDSSASATELAAVLDAMDTVETGTGTGTGSTTPALLPQVNKALEIAHKHGKDSSSGAKYWVDSGVKKTFMEAIATAVESTSASADVTALTTAQNTFLGQSKLKGGSELAFGITAVDNLKAVLNTAAGGHTLTTSLSSSTTTDGKPTIIFPSGADSLSFDINVEPGGVIELQNSTGSAGSATLSDSTITITNPVAGSEFELTISRDGISRTDIPITLKEATGTRSIYIPDVALADALAVAGVDVDEEGNASESDMLTLTSLDADGYGIVDLTGLESAKNLTYLNLSNNQLKDVDGARVTTPTLGRNINALAKLPKLETLLLANNPLITDISPIAGISNALKVLDLTGTTNISDGIATIGKFSNLTTLAVDAQMFVNEMDDMIEAIAAATTKSPEIKVIITSDTMSKEEKETLGEQITKTLDDAMADLGVATPEIVIPTDESDDENGDENNNETSDGDAVEMNGVIEYLGEPKYEFTEVNMNQLRYDFERMLVSAPPAESKDVNIEVAIVKDAKDEAKLDIAKSDENAYAVTKVNAITSVSKFTNRETIDWSAPHVLDIYTAQGEYIESAEIATLPRNEEGHKTEEFGNHGVMELYSRDLRESFYKEIEISVAPDTTAPVVEFVGMPKLTFDSESADSVAIGHYVRDNLKISDNTDFIDDTNITLYLSTAPVTNDNSINGVYKLNANVMDAAGNVTRIETVEIEITDDPSEVSILPADDYAWTTLIETAICGDAPLNGNGDAPLNENENKTQATTEAIAVVQPRVTILDGVAKTAITLRDTITKLGRFILGKNITPSVIVETEADAVTVELDRADVQTLASRPDASLLVKTDAAAAVLDHGDLLAMLATSGDAYTLVVKDNASGETTVEIFFHNDRGQKIRIPVTKTSATLTNAPRYMY